The following coding sequences lie in one uncultured Bacteroides sp. genomic window:
- a CDS encoding glycosyltransferase, translating into MNVTVFPNLLASADNNNPYIQDFIQSLNQTENIKVINAPHKNPLKSLLYPKNQGDCFIFHWIETTPERPHGILQTITAILLIIYLRLIGKKIVWFLHNKEPHSPRYYKLEKGMMRFMAHISHLIITHSKEGIKVVQELTPKAVHKTVFMHHPTKNRMGIITPNPVKKYQLLIWGSISKYKGVLEFVRFVEEHPFKQPVSIMMIGKCGSSELAESITQHLPENITWLKESPSFDELKSYIDAAQFVLIPYLSGSVLSSGLLMDSLSYGAKVIGPDTGSFKDYASEKQLGVYVFNDLSEIESIIENAQNDKKEFDYPDFLNRNNWEAFAKQLIELINKKLN; encoded by the coding sequence ATGAATGTAACGGTTTTCCCCAATCTTCTGGCAAGCGCTGATAATAATAATCCATATATACAGGATTTTATTCAGTCACTTAACCAGACAGAAAATATAAAGGTAATCAACGCACCTCATAAGAATCCGCTGAAAAGCCTGTTGTATCCAAAGAATCAAGGAGATTGCTTTATTTTTCATTGGATAGAGACTACCCCGGAAAGGCCGCATGGAATATTGCAAACCATCACAGCCATTCTGTTAATTATCTATCTACGGCTTATAGGCAAAAAAATCGTATGGTTTTTACACAACAAAGAACCACACTCTCCCCGCTATTATAAATTGGAGAAGGGAATGATGAGATTCATGGCACATATATCGCATCTCATTATTACACATAGCAAGGAAGGGATAAAGGTTGTTCAGGAATTAACCCCAAAAGCTGTCCACAAAACTGTTTTTATGCATCATCCCACCAAGAATAGAATGGGGATAATCACTCCAAACCCGGTCAAGAAGTATCAGCTGTTAATCTGGGGAAGCATCTCCAAATACAAAGGAGTGCTGGAGTTCGTAAGATTTGTAGAGGAACATCCGTTCAAACAACCTGTTTCTATCATGATGATAGGGAAATGCGGTTCTTCTGAACTGGCAGAAAGCATTACACAACATTTGCCGGAAAACATTACCTGGTTAAAGGAATCCCCATCGTTTGATGAACTGAAATCCTATATAGATGCCGCACAATTTGTGCTGATTCCTTATCTTTCCGGTTCAGTACTAAGTTCAGGTCTGCTAATGGATTCTCTATCCTACGGCGCTAAAGTGATAGGTCCCGATACCGGCTCATTCAAAGATTACGCTTCGGAGAAACAGTTAGGAGTCTACGTATTCAACGACTTGTCTGAGATAGAAAGCATTATAGAGAATGCTCAGAATGATAAGAAGGAATTTGATTACCCGGATTTTCTGAACAGAAACAATTGGGAAGCCTTTGCAAAACAACTGATAGAACTGATTAATAAGAAGCTTAATTAG
- a CDS encoding glycosyltransferase encodes MNNLYSPILLFVYNRPEHARMAIESLQQNSLAKESELFIYSDAAKNEETQPAVDEVRKLIHSVTGFERITIIEREENWGLAKSIIDGVTTRVKEYGRVIVLEDDLVVAPHFLKFMNDALEVYKNEPKVGHIQACEFFEDSTLPDTFLIKWTGSWGWATWERAWNLFNPDGKALLKELEERKLTRTFDFNNKYGFTRMLRRQIEGKNNSWAIRWNASLFLKDVLSLNVGKSLVQNVGFDGSGTNCGGGGLYASLLYQKELPVIKIEPIEENIKARKSVENYYRRTNSFSAKAVRRIKRTLKGDFGA; translated from the coding sequence ATGAATAATCTATATTCTCCAATCCTTTTATTTGTCTATAATCGTCCTGAACATGCACGGATGGCTATAGAATCTTTGCAGCAAAATAGTCTTGCAAAAGAAAGCGAACTTTTCATTTATTCAGATGCGGCTAAAAACGAAGAAACACAACCGGCGGTAGATGAAGTACGAAAACTGATTCATTCAGTAACCGGCTTTGAACGGATTACCATTATAGAAAGGGAAGAGAACTGGGGACTGGCAAAAAGTATTATTGATGGAGTTACTACACGAGTAAAGGAATATGGCCGGGTAATTGTACTGGAAGATGATTTGGTGGTGGCTCCTCATTTCCTTAAGTTCATGAATGATGCGCTTGAAGTGTATAAAAACGAACCTAAAGTGGGACATATTCAGGCTTGTGAATTCTTTGAAGATTCTACTCTTCCCGATACATTCTTAATAAAATGGACAGGAAGCTGGGGCTGGGCAACCTGGGAAAGGGCATGGAACTTATTCAATCCGGATGGAAAAGCTTTGCTCAAAGAACTTGAAGAACGTAAGCTAACAAGAACCTTCGATTTTAATAACAAGTACGGTTTTACACGTATGCTTCGTCGCCAGATTGAAGGAAAGAATAATTCCTGGGCCATACGCTGGAATGCCAGTCTGTTCCTGAAAGACGTACTCTCGCTGAACGTGGGCAAATCACTGGTGCAGAATGTGGGATTCGACGGAAGCGGAACAAACTGCGGCGGAGGCGGACTGTATGCATCTTTACTTTATCAGAAAGAACTTCCCGTTATAAAGATAGAACCTATCGAAGAAAACATCAAAGCAAGAAAATCTGTTGAGAACTATTACAGAAGGACAAACTCGTTCAGTGCAAAGGCTGTCAGAAGAATAAAACGAACCCTTAAAGGAGACTTTGGCGCATAA
- a CDS encoding glycosyltransferase family 4 protein, translated as MRVLIINTSERTGGAAIAAGRLMESLKNNGIKAKMLVRDKQTDQISVVPLDRSWMNVVRFVWERIVIWEANHFKKNNLFAVSIANTGTNITSLPEFKQADVIHLHWINQGMLSLNDIKHIVESGKPIVWTMHDMWPCTGICHHARECTNYQEGCHNCPFLYKGGSKKDLSYRTFKKKLALYKNANITFVACSQWLRSQAEKSLLLIGHRTTNIPNPININLFKPHDTKEARYKCNLPQDKKLLLFGSVKITDKRKGIDYFVESCRLLAEKYPEMKEKLGIVVFGKQSSQLKELIPFPVYALDFVSDEKVMVDIYNSVDLFVTPSLEENLPNTIMEAMACGTPCVGFNIGGIPEMIDHLHNGYVAEYKSAQDFANGIHWALNESEYPTLSEEAARKVITYYSEGIIAKKYIDIYNKITGKDE; from the coding sequence ATGAGAGTACTTATAATTAATACATCGGAACGCACCGGAGGTGCTGCTATAGCAGCCGGACGGTTAATGGAATCCCTTAAGAATAATGGTATCAAGGCAAAAATGCTGGTTCGTGACAAACAAACGGACCAAATAAGCGTAGTGCCGCTGGATCGCTCATGGATGAACGTTGTCCGGTTTGTATGGGAACGCATTGTTATCTGGGAAGCAAACCATTTTAAAAAGAATAACCTTTTTGCTGTGTCAATTGCAAATACCGGAACAAATATCACTTCCTTACCGGAATTCAAACAAGCTGATGTTATTCATCTGCACTGGATAAACCAGGGAATGCTCTCGTTGAATGATATAAAGCACATTGTTGAATCGGGAAAACCCATTGTATGGACCATGCACGACATGTGGCCTTGTACCGGAATCTGCCACCATGCCAGAGAATGTACCAACTATCAGGAAGGATGCCACAACTGTCCTTTCCTATACAAGGGCGGAAGTAAGAAAGACCTCTCTTACCGCACTTTCAAAAAGAAGCTTGCTCTTTACAAGAATGCAAACATCACATTTGTGGCATGCAGTCAGTGGCTTCGCTCACAAGCGGAAAAGAGTCTGTTGCTTATTGGCCACCGTACAACAAATATTCCAAACCCAATCAACATCAACCTATTCAAGCCACACGACACAAAAGAGGCACGCTATAAATGCAATCTGCCACAGGATAAGAAACTGCTGTTGTTTGGCTCAGTGAAGATAACCGATAAACGTAAAGGGATTGACTATTTTGTAGAGTCTTGCCGCTTACTGGCAGAGAAATATCCTGAGATGAAAGAGAAGCTGGGGATTGTTGTTTTTGGAAAACAATCATCACAGCTCAAAGAACTGATACCTTTCCCTGTATATGCACTCGACTTTGTAAGTGATGAAAAAGTAATGGTAGACATCTACAATTCAGTGGACTTGTTCGTCACTCCGTCTCTTGAAGAGAACCTTCCCAATACCATTATGGAAGCTATGGCTTGCGGAACTCCCTGCGTAGGTTTCAACATCGGAGGTATCCCTGAAATGATTGATCATCTTCACAATGGATATGTAGCTGAATATAAATCTGCACAGGACTTTGCCAATGGAATTCATTGGGCACTAAATGAATCAGAATACCCAACACTATCAGAAGAAGCAGCCCGCAAGGTTATTACTTACTATTCTGAAGGAATTATTGCAAAGAAGTATATTGATATCTACAATAAAATAACCGGAAAAGATGAATAA
- a CDS encoding glycosyltransferase family 2 protein, whose amino-acid sequence MNNRPNPRFSVITVTYNAEKVIEKTIQSVVGQTYKEWEYIIIDGASKDSTLAIIDKYRDNVNKLISEPDKGLYDAMNKGIAAASGDYLCFLNAGDIFHESNTLQLISDSISGNTLPDILYGETAIVDKDDNFLHMRRLKTPEKLTWKSFKQGMLVCHQAFFAKRTLAEPFDLSYRFSADFDWCIRVMKKASTLHNTHITVIDYLDEGLTTQNHKASLKERFRIMAKHYGWVSTVAHHVWFVIRLIVKPEK is encoded by the coding sequence ATGAATAACCGCCCTAATCCACGTTTCTCTGTCATAACCGTTACCTACAATGCTGAGAAGGTAATTGAAAAGACAATTCAAAGTGTAGTTGGGCAAACCTACAAAGAGTGGGAATACATCATCATTGACGGAGCTTCAAAGGATAGTACTCTTGCTATTATAGATAAATACCGCGATAATGTAAACAAGCTGATTAGTGAACCGGACAAAGGACTCTACGATGCCATGAACAAAGGTATTGCAGCAGCATCGGGAGATTATCTCTGCTTTCTGAATGCCGGAGATATCTTCCATGAAAGCAACACCCTGCAGCTAATATCAGATTCTATATCCGGCAATACATTACCGGATATCCTTTACGGAGAAACAGCCATAGTAGATAAGGATGATAACTTTCTGCACATGCGCCGTTTAAAGACTCCAGAAAAGCTTACCTGGAAAAGTTTTAAGCAAGGAATGCTGGTATGCCATCAGGCTTTCTTTGCCAAACGTACTCTGGCTGAACCGTTCGATCTGTCCTATCGCTTCTCTGCCGATTTCGATTGGTGCATCAGGGTTATGAAGAAAGCCTCAACACTGCACAATACTCACATCACAGTTATTGATTATCTGGACGAAGGATTAACAACCCAGAACCATAAAGCATCTTTAAAAGAGCGGTTCCGCATTATGGCAAAACATTATGGCTGGGTAAGTACTGTTGCACATCATGTATGGTTTGTTATAAGGTTAATTGTTAAGCCAGAGAAATAA
- a CDS encoding SGNH/GDSL hydrolase family protein, whose amino-acid sequence MKIRVLFFLLCTLCCSLSFSQNLKSISVLGDSYSTFDGYLQPDTNFVWYYATPKNQTDVTSVRETWWHKFIRENNYKLCVNNSFSGSTICNTGYRKEDYSDRSFITRMKKLGNPDVIFIFGATNDCWAKSPVGEYQYENWAKKDLYSFRPALAYLLSNMVDYYPNVKIYFILNSELTNDINESTKAICAHYKIDCIELHNIEKKSGHPSIAGMAEISKQIKEYMQKN is encoded by the coding sequence ATGAAAATCAGAGTACTATTTTTCTTGCTCTGCACGTTATGTTGCAGTTTATCCTTCAGTCAAAATCTGAAATCCATCTCTGTTTTGGGCGATTCTTATTCCACCTTTGATGGCTATTTACAACCAGACACCAACTTTGTTTGGTATTACGCAACCCCAAAGAATCAAACCGACGTTACATCGGTTCGTGAGACATGGTGGCACAAGTTTATCAGAGAAAACAATTACAAACTTTGCGTCAATAATTCTTTTTCGGGCTCAACTATATGTAACACCGGCTATCGCAAAGAAGATTACAGTGATCGTTCTTTTATAACCAGAATGAAAAAGCTCGGCAACCCCGATGTAATATTTATATTCGGTGCCACAAATGACTGCTGGGCTAAATCTCCTGTTGGAGAATACCAGTACGAGAACTGGGCAAAGAAAGACCTCTATTCATTCCGTCCGGCATTGGCCTATCTTCTATCAAATATGGTTGATTACTACCCTAACGTTAAGATCTATTTTATCTTGAACAGCGAATTAACCAATGACATTAACGAATCTACAAAAGCAATCTGCGCTCATTATAAAATAGACTGCATTGAGCTTCACAATATTGAGAAGAAAAGCGGCCATCCTTCAATAGCAGGAATGGCAGAGATCTCCAAGCAGATTAAGGAATATATGCAGAAGAATTAG
- a CDS encoding Fic family protein, translating into MIDDFEEYIRQGEPSQKEKSQIWQTAIGLQQVDGLTPSAYLIETAKENIEGKITIDEVKYRIGSYYKQQTNRKTVESERTEEADKVSASITEILSEKTFTFSPAELLSIHKRLFTCIENITVKVGKIRDYNITKNEWVLNGKTVYYASADTINATLEYDFRQEKNFNYKGLSKREIVEHIANFISGLWQIHAFGEGNTRTIAVFTIKYLRTFGFEVENDMFAKHSWYFRNALVRANYNDYQHKVYATPEYLMRFFGNLLLDENNELKNRHLRIDANNKVAEEQIVALNMEEGGQKNELGGQKKWSEKVVRLLELITEKPDITRKELSEALKINPSAIQKHLEKLKKEGIISREGSDKKGFWKVTTKGNNNK; encoded by the coding sequence ATGATAGACGATTTTGAAGAATATATCCGTCAGGGTGAACCCTCGCAAAAGGAGAAAAGCCAAATCTGGCAAACTGCTATCGGTTTGCAACAGGTGGATGGCTTAACGCCTTCTGCCTATCTGATTGAAACCGCCAAAGAAAACATTGAAGGCAAAATTACTATTGATGAGGTAAAATACCGTATCGGCAGTTATTATAAACAACAGACGAACAGAAAAACAGTTGAGAGCGAACGTACCGAAGAGGCTGACAAGGTTTCGGCAAGTATTACTGAAATATTGTCGGAGAAAACTTTTACGTTTAGCCCTGCCGAACTTCTTTCTATTCATAAACGTCTTTTTACGTGTATTGAGAATATCACTGTAAAAGTTGGAAAAATTCGTGATTATAATATCACTAAAAATGAATGGGTTTTGAATGGTAAAACAGTGTATTATGCCTCTGCCGACACTATTAATGCAACGCTTGAATATGATTTTCGACAAGAAAAGAATTTCAACTACAAAGGACTTTCAAAGCGGGAGATAGTAGAACATATTGCAAATTTCATTTCTGGATTGTGGCAGATTCACGCATTTGGCGAGGGAAATACACGGACAATTGCCGTTTTTACCATTAAATATTTGCGCACTTTCGGTTTTGAAGTGGAAAACGATATGTTCGCCAAGCATTCGTGGTATTTCCGCAATGCACTTGTAAGGGCTAATTACAACGACTATCAGCACAAAGTTTATGCAACACCGGAATATTTGATGCGGTTCTTTGGTAATTTATTACTCGACGAGAATAATGAATTAAAAAACAGGCATTTGAGAATAGATGCTAACAACAAAGTTGCTGAGGAACAAATTGTAGCATTGAACATGGAAGAAGGTGGTCAGAAAAACGAATTGGGTGGTCAGAAAAAGTGGTCAGAAAAAGTGGTCAGATTGCTCGAACTCATTACCGAAAAACCAGATATTACACGAAAAGAACTGTCGGAGGCATTGAAAATCAACCCTTCTGCCATACAAAAGCATTTAGAAAAACTTAAAAAAGAGGGTATCATTTCTCGTGAAGGCTCGGATAAAAAAGGATTTTGGAAAGTGACAACAAAAGGAAATAACAATAAATAA